A genomic region of Leptospira mtsangambouensis contains the following coding sequences:
- a CDS encoding LBF_1199 family protein — protein sequence MRWKASEFWKNASPKELLDFFQSVEQGTDLKSLADHMMAEEGFCDLVFEYLWLLRSEEGSRRFLNDDNLTPELLMRFIYFGYGKQFLTGNFDSNAYFLQIRSLFDSAQSLRILSLAEEMDRDPTLKIHLLSNLDPQTWEAYFDILEENNMTMQALLGIFSNLRENEIRKILLNSHTLYYYLRMMMVSGKRKLAEQSPKEKENRIRLESILDSIHVWETFCQQLGEQFDFQSEGKLAPNKRNPDRLSLVLRELKKLPSPDRADVLAYLSGNGAVLDDWEETTILSALANYDRVGKYF from the coding sequence ATGCGATGGAAGGCATCTGAATTTTGGAAAAATGCATCACCAAAAGAACTATTAGATTTCTTTCAATCTGTAGAGCAGGGAACCGACTTAAAATCTTTGGCTGACCATATGATGGCAGAAGAAGGGTTTTGCGATTTAGTTTTCGAATATCTCTGGCTTCTTCGTTCTGAAGAAGGTTCAAGACGCTTTTTAAATGACGACAACCTAACACCAGAACTTCTAATGAGGTTTATTTATTTCGGCTATGGAAAACAATTTTTAACCGGAAATTTTGATTCCAATGCTTATTTTTTGCAAATTAGATCTTTGTTTGATTCTGCGCAAAGTTTACGAATTTTATCTCTCGCAGAGGAAATGGACAGAGATCCTACTCTGAAAATTCATTTATTGTCTAATTTAGATCCACAAACATGGGAAGCCTATTTTGATATATTAGAAGAAAATAATATGACAATGCAGGCATTACTTGGTATTTTTTCGAATCTTCGGGAAAATGAAATCAGAAAAATACTTTTGAACAGCCATACACTCTATTATTACCTAAGAATGATGATGGTTTCTGGTAAAAGAAAATTAGCAGAACAATCTCCCAAAGAAAAAGAAAACAGAATTCGATTGGAGTCGATTTTGGATTCAATTCATGTTTGGGAAACCTTTTGCCAACAATTGGGTGAACAGTTTGATTTTCAATCAGAAGGAAAACTTGCACCAAATAAAAGAAATCCCGATCGTTTATCTCTCGTTTTGCGAGAGCTAAAAAAACTCCCTTCGCCAGACCGCGCGGATGTTTTGGCCTACTTGAGTGGAAATGGGGCTGTTCTTGATGATTGGGAAGAAACAACCATCCTTTCTGCTCTCGCAAACTACGATCGGGTGGGGAAATACTTTTAG
- a CDS encoding LBF_1199 family protein translates to MEVLVYDFWKKSSPQHAKESFEFLLTTPNLHEYLEILFEVDELVEYFCSYCWILREEDVLKDLINHSDMPVNLICKAVYYGFGKYIKKGNITPDYYFSIWAKIISSEKSLELLLNEPMVEKDVTFQLNLLSNLNAKQWEEYFESSIAESGDQNTDSFLRIFEKIDSIHCKRLLYRNPNLYQYLRMLVVFDKKESVPGFLFQLESNLKTIHRWEEYANAKLREFSPKEEREKTPSRRNVNRLTDILRDGLFIADVSDRLDFIEYLMIREVIVDEQEMEIICQFVGLSDSNGKIETNFSSILSCPVNYPQANVMDVAEVYNSKVNPTLI, encoded by the coding sequence ATGGAAGTTTTGGTTTACGATTTTTGGAAAAAGAGCTCACCCCAACACGCTAAGGAATCGTTTGAATTCCTATTAACGACGCCAAATCTACATGAATATTTAGAAATCCTTTTTGAAGTAGATGAACTAGTAGAATATTTTTGCAGTTATTGTTGGATACTTCGTGAAGAAGACGTTTTAAAAGATTTAATCAATCATTCTGACATGCCGGTCAACTTGATTTGTAAAGCCGTATACTATGGATTTGGAAAATACATTAAAAAAGGAAATATCACTCCCGATTATTATTTTTCTATTTGGGCAAAAATTATTAGTTCAGAGAAAAGTTTGGAATTGTTGCTGAATGAACCGATGGTTGAAAAGGACGTAACATTTCAATTAAACTTACTCAGTAATCTAAATGCTAAACAATGGGAAGAGTATTTTGAATCTTCAATTGCAGAGTCTGGAGACCAAAATACAGATTCTTTTCTTCGTATCTTTGAAAAAATTGATTCGATTCATTGTAAACGTCTTTTGTATCGTAACCCAAATTTATATCAATACTTACGTATGTTAGTGGTTTTTGATAAAAAAGAATCGGTTCCTGGATTTTTATTTCAATTGGAAAGTAATCTTAAAACAATCCATAGATGGGAAGAGTATGCCAATGCGAAGTTACGAGAATTCTCTCCGAAAGAAGAAAGGGAAAAAACTCCAAGTCGAAGAAATGTCAATCGATTGACGGACATACTCAGAGACGGGTTATTTATCGCAGACGTTTCGGATCGACTTGATTTTATTGAATATCTAATGATTCGAGAGGTGATAGTTGATGAACAAGAAATGGAAATTATCTGCCAATTTGTTGGATTGTCTGATTCAAATGGAAAAATCGAAACTAATTTTTCCTCTATCCTTTCTTGTCCTGTCAATTATCCACAAGCAAACGTAATGGATGTTGCGGAAGTTTATAACTCCAAAGTGAATCCAACATTGATTTGA
- a CDS encoding TonB-dependent receptor family protein, with the protein MNFFHLRTILLLYLILTWNFAIFSQNNTEEQESKPQKNEGIHVIGNKKEDLKKIPGSAYIIDKKYLEEASPTDPMEALRRSPGASVRFQDAAGLTPNIGFRGVSNEESRKTLILEDGILTSLSPYGQPESYYSPSIERMERIEIIKGSGSILFGPNTIGGIVNFVTKRPPVESTFYTRNVGGENGYLSTYNSYGKSFGSSAFEVSLLRKQGNGFRNYQNFDVTEGNVKWIQDWNENHSTTIKLGYHVQNAQSTYLGLSQGLFRMDPKINPAEYDEKQLNRSQSIISHNWKLSDDHTLIIRGYFSQAERNWARQDFSSGKSATGGYLNAPLDTLRTYSPGIIGNRPGDTIYMRESYISRDQAFIVGGVETKLESKFSTFGIKHETDLGVRVHGENNLTQTNVKKTDDPLGYLSKAIIQEESIITNLAQTSLPNFNLNRQERKIEAFSTYFQDRIQISENWKLIPGVRYEEVRQKAITTRRQATQEDYRLGAVLPNDVSVNRRSSSESRTHIIIPGLGITYDITKKLIWFSGAHKGFSPPTFGTSFSPQGNDYRLKPETSTNYETGIRGDITSYLYTELVGYKMYFRDQIINVNEVGGENGIRPANTGYSTHTGGESVIVWDPAKMQKSEWRVPIEFIYSRIEAKSRSFNPFPVSQTSDGKETIEILPAYTTNNYQYIPTDTTGNYLPYVPKETITTAVSVSSPQGYYGRLEYQYIGKQYSDLLNTKDESEDGNKGVIPKVELWNTSLGYRSPDKWSVFINAKNIQDKQYVSGRLPTGIQPGPFRQINVGFTLEL; encoded by the coding sequence ATGAATTTCTTTCACTTACGCACAATTTTACTTTTATATCTGATCTTAACTTGGAACTTTGCTATTTTTTCCCAAAACAATACGGAAGAACAAGAATCAAAACCTCAAAAAAATGAGGGGATTCATGTCATTGGTAACAAAAAAGAAGACTTAAAAAAAATTCCAGGTTCCGCCTACATCATTGATAAAAAGTATTTAGAAGAAGCATCACCCACTGATCCCATGGAGGCTTTACGAAGATCCCCCGGTGCCAGTGTTCGTTTCCAAGATGCGGCTGGACTCACACCAAACATTGGTTTTCGAGGTGTGAGCAATGAAGAGTCTAGAAAAACTTTAATTTTGGAAGATGGAATCCTCACATCACTTTCACCTTATGGGCAACCAGAAAGTTATTACTCTCCATCCATCGAAAGAATGGAACGAATTGAAATCATCAAAGGTTCAGGTTCCATTTTATTTGGACCAAACACAATCGGCGGGATCGTAAACTTTGTCACCAAACGTCCGCCAGTCGAATCAACCTTTTATACCAGAAATGTGGGTGGAGAAAACGGATACCTTTCCACTTACAATTCTTATGGAAAAAGTTTTGGATCCAGTGCTTTCGAAGTATCTTTACTCAGAAAACAAGGGAATGGATTTCGTAATTACCAAAATTTTGATGTGACGGAAGGAAACGTAAAGTGGATTCAAGATTGGAACGAAAACCATAGTACAACTATTAAGTTAGGGTATCATGTCCAAAATGCACAATCAACTTATTTAGGACTGTCGCAAGGACTCTTCCGGATGGATCCTAAAATCAATCCTGCCGAATATGATGAAAAACAATTAAACCGAAGCCAATCCATCATTTCCCACAATTGGAAACTTTCTGATGATCATACACTCATTATACGAGGATACTTTTCACAAGCAGAACGAAACTGGGCTAGACAAGATTTTTCATCTGGAAAATCAGCTACAGGTGGTTATCTGAATGCCCCTCTAGATACACTTCGCACTTATTCTCCTGGAATCATCGGGAATCGACCTGGTGATACAATTTATATGCGTGAATCGTATATTAGCCGCGATCAAGCTTTTATTGTTGGAGGGGTGGAAACAAAACTAGAATCTAAGTTTTCTACGTTCGGAATCAAACATGAAACAGACCTTGGTGTTAGAGTCCATGGTGAAAATAATTTAACCCAAACCAATGTAAAAAAAACTGATGATCCATTAGGTTATCTTTCTAAAGCAATCATCCAAGAAGAATCTATCATAACAAATTTGGCACAAACTTCCTTACCAAACTTCAATCTCAATCGACAAGAAAGAAAGATAGAAGCTTTTTCCACTTACTTTCAAGACAGAATCCAAATCTCTGAAAACTGGAAACTCATTCCAGGCGTACGTTATGAAGAAGTGAGACAAAAAGCCATTACCACAAGAAGACAAGCAACCCAAGAAGATTACCGACTCGGGGCCGTTTTGCCAAATGATGTCTCCGTGAATCGCCGAAGTTCCAGCGAATCAAGAACTCATATCATCATTCCTGGGCTTGGGATTACCTATGATATTACAAAAAAGTTAATTTGGTTTTCAGGTGCCCACAAAGGCTTTTCACCACCTACATTTGGAACCTCTTTTAGCCCCCAAGGGAACGATTATCGCCTAAAACCAGAAACATCTACAAATTATGAAACCGGGATTAGAGGGGATATCACTTCCTATCTATACACAGAACTTGTTGGATATAAAATGTATTTTCGCGACCAAATCATCAACGTAAATGAAGTTGGCGGTGAAAATGGGATAAGACCAGCAAACACTGGTTACTCAACTCATACTGGAGGGGAATCCGTCATTGTCTGGGACCCAGCAAAAATGCAAAAGTCAGAATGGAGAGTCCCTATCGAGTTTATTTATTCTCGTATTGAAGCAAAGTCGAGAAGTTTCAATCCATTCCCAGTTTCGCAAACAAGTGATGGAAAAGAGACAATTGAAATTTTGCCTGCTTATACCACAAACAACTACCAGTACATTCCAACAGACACAACGGGAAATTATTTGCCTTATGTACCAAAAGAAACAATTACTACTGCCGTAAGTGTGTCCTCTCCCCAAGGTTATTATGGTCGATTGGAATACCAATACATTGGGAAACAATACTCCGATTTACTTAACACTAAAGATGAATCAGAAGATGGTAATAAAGGAGTCATACCCAAGGTAGAATTATGGAATACTAGTTTAGGATATCGATCCCCAGATAAATGGTCGGTGTTTATCAATGCAAAAAACATCCAGGACAAACAATATGTATCAGGGCGTTTGCCAACAGGAATTCAACCAGGACCTTTCCGTCAAATCAATGTTGGATTCACTTTGGAGTTATAA
- a CDS encoding HTTM domain-containing protein, translating into MTVTKYLSKPVPSLSLHFFRIGYGFATTILIIRYFYFGWIHSYFIKPTFYFKHFGWEWIHPLPPVFTYLLFAILLISALGIFLGYFLRFNLFVFTIGFTWFHFSDATIYLNHYYLISLLGFLLWLSPVSKSNLPILQWKKWIQNVDPIPKLWLYAFRIQMGLVYFFGGVAKLQPDWLFEALPLKLWLYQSEGKLPILDPILGLPVTAFLFSWIGVIFDLSIPFLLCTKRFRFYAWLVVLFFHSFTSFLFPIGIFPIVMSLSSLIFFEPNWPKTFLTKFLKLNLGTDNSKSSIISKETELQFGFKEYLLITYLTLQVTIPFRHILYPGQVIWTEEAIKFSWQVMVADKVGRAVFFVQDKPIYPKEELTEYQYRMMAIQPEHILQYAKHLQKKEMELTGAKDVPVYVQSDVSINGKPARPLFPPNEDLTKINVNFFPLKGLLR; encoded by the coding sequence ATGACGGTGACTAAATATTTATCCAAACCTGTTCCTTCATTATCTCTCCATTTTTTTCGCATTGGGTATGGTTTTGCAACGACCATCTTAATCATTCGATATTTTTATTTTGGATGGATTCATTCTTATTTTATTAAACCAACATTTTACTTTAAACACTTTGGTTGGGAATGGATCCACCCACTACCTCCTGTATTTACTTATCTATTGTTTGCAATTTTACTTATTTCTGCCCTTGGGATTTTCCTTGGGTATTTTTTAAGATTCAATCTGTTCGTTTTTACGATTGGTTTTACTTGGTTTCATTTTTCAGATGCAACAATCTATTTAAACCATTATTACCTAATTTCCTTACTTGGCTTTTTACTTTGGTTATCTCCTGTTTCCAAATCCAATTTGCCTATCCTTCAATGGAAGAAATGGATCCAGAATGTAGATCCCATACCTAAATTATGGTTATATGCTTTTCGAATTCAAATGGGACTTGTTTATTTTTTTGGAGGAGTTGCCAAACTCCAACCAGATTGGTTGTTTGAAGCTCTGCCTTTAAAGTTATGGTTGTACCAATCTGAAGGGAAATTACCTATCCTTGACCCCATCCTTGGACTTCCGGTCACTGCATTTTTATTTTCTTGGATTGGAGTTATATTTGATTTATCAATCCCCTTTCTTTTGTGCACAAAAAGATTTCGTTTTTATGCATGGCTTGTTGTATTATTTTTCCACTCCTTCACATCTTTTCTTTTTCCCATTGGAATCTTTCCGATTGTGATGAGTCTTTCGTCTCTGATATTTTTTGAACCAAATTGGCCAAAAACTTTCTTAACAAAATTTCTGAAACTGAATTTAGGAACCGATAATTCGAAATCTTCCATAATATCCAAAGAAACAGAATTACAATTTGGTTTTAAAGAATATCTGCTAATCACCTATCTAACATTGCAGGTCACAATTCCTTTTAGACATATTCTTTACCCTGGACAAGTCATTTGGACAGAGGAAGCAATCAAATTTTCATGGCAAGTGATGGTGGCAGACAAAGTTGGCCGAGCTGTCTTTTTTGTTCAGGACAAACCAATCTATCCCAAAGAAGAACTAACGGAATACCAATACAGAATGATGGCCATCCAACCAGAACATATCTTGCAGTATGCCAAACACTTACAAAAAAAAGAGATGGAACTCACCGGTGCCAAAGATGTGCCAGTGTATGTTCAATCGGATGTATCAATCAATGGGAAGCCTGCTAGGCCACTTTTCCCACCTAACGAAGATTTAACTAAAATCAATGTAAATTTTTTCCCTTTAAAAGGACTCCTTCGATGA
- a CDS encoding imelysin family protein gives MKRIKSFPKFFIYGFYIFLFNCGIQSDGASEKAQILGLVDSYLRTYTTSSLLLDISNNLIIPKYTNLDNKVLALQTAATAYVATTDTTNLNLVKNAWIDADLAYRQIEWAYFGPAYIPYNVYLYLDSFSKAFPIDPTSIESKITSNLAPNGLRVDGLDAVEYLLFKDNATTTNAAFGDANRKIYLTKLIQDIKTQTGLLIFHWDKSRSSSFYYSFTNAGKGSREYPNTKDGLTELTNQMVFFCNTIVDIKIAEPSGLRVTNLGVKDITKVETPYANLSLDSLLQNLQGFSDIGDAGLYKFLALRSDTVVPRLQEQIKVTTSSVNSVKTKYGTLQNAITTGNQDVELMLGDFKRLRVIISTELISALGGTIGVSSNDGD, from the coding sequence ATGAAGCGAATTAAAAGTTTTCCAAAGTTTTTTATTTATGGGTTCTACATATTTTTATTTAATTGTGGAATCCAATCAGATGGTGCTTCCGAAAAAGCACAAATTTTAGGTTTAGTTGACAGTTACCTAAGAACCTATACTACTTCTAGTTTGCTTCTGGATATTTCTAATAACTTAATTATCCCAAAGTATACAAACTTAGATAACAAAGTATTGGCCTTACAAACTGCTGCGACCGCATATGTTGCCACAACAGATACCACAAACTTAAACCTAGTTAAAAATGCTTGGATTGATGCGGATTTAGCCTACCGGCAAATTGAATGGGCCTATTTTGGACCAGCATACATCCCCTATAATGTGTATCTGTATTTGGATAGTTTTTCAAAAGCTTTCCCGATTGATCCAACATCCATAGAATCAAAAATCACATCCAACTTAGCTCCGAATGGTCTACGAGTGGATGGATTGGATGCAGTGGAATATCTTCTTTTTAAAGACAATGCGACAACCACCAATGCAGCATTTGGTGATGCCAACAGAAAAATCTACTTAACCAAACTGATCCAAGACATTAAAACACAAACAGGGTTACTTATTTTCCATTGGGACAAATCAAGAAGTTCATCTTTTTATTACTCTTTTACCAATGCAGGGAAAGGAAGCAGAGAGTACCCAAATACAAAAGATGGACTAACCGAACTAACAAACCAAATGGTATTTTTTTGCAATACCATAGTTGATATCAAAATTGCGGAACCATCAGGATTAAGGGTAACCAATTTAGGAGTCAAAGATATTACGAAAGTAGAAACACCATACGCAAATTTATCTTTAGATTCTTTATTACAAAACCTCCAAGGTTTTTCTGATATTGGGGATGCGGGCTTGTATAAATTTTTAGCCCTAAGAAGTGACACTGTAGTTCCGAGACTACAAGAACAAATTAAAGTCACTACCTCTTCTGTAAACTCTGTAAAAACAAAATATGGAACCTTACAAAATGCAATTACTACAGGAAACCAAGACGTTGAACTGATGCTAGGTGATTTTAAGAGACTAAGAGTAATCATTAGTACGGAACTCATCAGTGCACTTGGTGGAACCATTGGAGTTAGCTCAAATGACGGTGACTAA
- a CDS encoding di-heme oxidoredictase family protein translates to MKSKHLILLTSIILIFSCKKKSNDDETNALILAALISSPQCSTGDLLNDPCEQFSGGDTTTFDSTESAFDLEAANVTDSKRSIDFQDGNANFNRTWLPSGNSSVAGLGPVFNNRSCQGCHVKDGRGRPPADGTSLSSMLIRLSIAGTNPTTGGPVAMTNFGTQLNTEGILEFGSGTQIPKEGTVTITYTEEPGSFPDGETYSLRKPSYTITWNVGGGATQINVANPGQPYHPTSNPSGSYFISPRTAPMVPGLGLLEAIPEATIRSFADVSDSNGDGISGRPNLVWDTTQAKSFLGRFGWKANQPNLNHQNASAFLGDIGLTTPVFPSENCATGQTLCSASPTGNGTNPEISSDRLARVTFYTSLVSVPGRRGWKTEDVRKGKELFIQIGCSSCHIPRIKTGDHSIPEIANQEIRPYTDLLLHDMGDGLSDSRSDFLATGNEWRTTPLWGLGLIERVNGHELLLHDGRARGIQEAILWHGGEAEQSKNNYKALPKESRTKIISFLKSL, encoded by the coding sequence ATGAAATCAAAACACCTTATCCTACTGACAAGTATCATCCTGATTTTTTCTTGTAAAAAAAAATCAAATGATGATGAAACCAACGCTCTTATACTTGCCGCACTTATATCTTCTCCTCAATGTTCTACTGGAGATCTTTTAAACGATCCTTGCGAACAGTTCAGTGGTGGAGACACCACAACATTTGATTCTACTGAGTCAGCTTTTGATTTAGAAGCAGCCAATGTCACAGATTCCAAAAGATCCATCGACTTCCAAGATGGAAACGCCAACTTCAATCGCACTTGGCTTCCTTCCGGAAACTCTTCTGTTGCAGGACTTGGACCTGTATTTAACAATCGTTCTTGTCAAGGTTGTCATGTCAAAGATGGAAGAGGAAGACCACCAGCTGATGGAACTAGTTTATCATCGATGCTGATTCGATTGAGTATTGCCGGTACCAATCCTACGACAGGTGGACCCGTTGCGATGACCAATTTTGGAACCCAATTGAATACAGAAGGAATTTTGGAGTTTGGATCGGGAACACAAATTCCAAAAGAAGGGACTGTCACCATTACGTATACGGAAGAACCTGGAAGTTTTCCCGATGGAGAAACGTATTCACTTCGTAAGCCAAGTTATACGATCACTTGGAACGTGGGAGGTGGAGCGACACAAATCAATGTCGCAAATCCTGGCCAACCCTATCACCCAACGAGTAACCCATCAGGGTCTTATTTTATTTCTCCAAGGACTGCACCAATGGTTCCCGGACTTGGACTTTTAGAAGCCATTCCCGAAGCCACCATACGTTCGTTTGCTGATGTTTCCGATTCCAACGGAGATGGAATTTCAGGAAGACCCAATCTTGTTTGGGACACAACCCAAGCCAAATCATTCCTAGGGCGATTTGGATGGAAAGCGAACCAACCTAACTTAAACCACCAAAATGCAAGTGCTTTCCTCGGTGATATTGGCCTCACAACTCCAGTGTTTCCTTCGGAAAATTGTGCCACAGGACAAACACTTTGTTCTGCCAGTCCGACTGGAAATGGAACGAATCCAGAAATTTCCAGTGATCGTTTGGCGCGTGTGACTTTCTATACAAGTTTAGTCAGTGTTCCAGGCCGTCGCGGTTGGAAAACGGAAGATGTTAGAAAGGGAAAAGAATTATTTATACAAATTGGATGTTCTTCTTGTCATATTCCAAGAATCAAAACAGGAGACCATTCTATCCCAGAAATTGCAAACCAAGAAATACGACCATACACCGATTTACTTTTGCATGACATGGGAGATGGCCTCAGTGATTCTAGATCCGATTTTTTAGCAACAGGTAATGAATGGAGGACAACTCCTCTTTGGGGGCTTGGCCTTATCGAAAGAGTCAATGGCCACGAACTTTTGTTACATGATGGTAGAGCAAGAGGAATTCAGGAAGCAATTCTTTGGCATGGCGGCGAAGCGGAACAAAGTAAAAATAATTACAAAGCTTTACCAAAAGAATCTAGAACCAAAATCATTAGTTTTCTCAAATCATTATGA
- a CDS encoding imelysin family protein, with product MTSMRNLTFVLSLGLVLNYCTPESENSEAGILAALALAGSSPSQSAFLETYSQIAFQNYSDAYTDVVALRQKVTTFTAKASPTLSELNELKTLWRKARRSYLQTEIFRFSQGPIDNPSLTGGLELEPLMNAWPLDEGYIDTVVLAGTITKQGLIDANEGDCSGGNCPDGDTAKNISVGWHAIEYLLWGADAANNFTPGNTITQTNFTTANGAGNAAAKRSAYLLFATEIMEAQLLQLKNAWDPSVSNAYVTKFKSGANSFENVLRGIAKFAGGEWGGERMTGVFGGEQEEEHSCFSDNTKADFYYDAKGLDNLFNGTYTGSKTITGYGLKNLLGKETSYINERIGTAELFCLNEFTEDVSLNQACNSSIISSRFDRMIATVNVSGSATENADYNIFRYQIQPAVQEIAKAMQRAAASYGVSIGDDGLVLE from the coding sequence ATGACGTCGATGCGAAATCTTACATTCGTACTTTCACTTGGCCTTGTGCTAAATTATTGTACTCCTGAATCCGAAAATTCGGAAGCCGGCATTCTGGCTGCTCTAGCACTTGCAGGCAGTTCACCGAGCCAATCAGCCTTCCTAGAAACCTACTCGCAAATCGCATTTCAAAACTACAGTGATGCATATACAGATGTAGTGGCACTAAGGCAAAAAGTGACAACTTTCACAGCAAAAGCCTCCCCTACTCTTAGTGAACTCAATGAACTAAAAACACTTTGGAGAAAGGCAAGACGGAGTTACTTACAAACGGAGATCTTCCGTTTTAGCCAAGGTCCAATTGATAACCCTAGTCTTACCGGAGGGCTGGAACTAGAGCCACTCATGAATGCTTGGCCTTTGGATGAAGGTTATATCGATACTGTAGTTTTAGCCGGAACTATCACTAAACAAGGATTAATCGACGCAAATGAAGGAGATTGTTCTGGTGGGAACTGTCCTGATGGAGATACAGCAAAAAATATTTCTGTAGGTTGGCATGCCATTGAATATCTGTTATGGGGTGCGGATGCAGCAAATAACTTCACTCCAGGAAATACCATCACCCAAACCAACTTCACAACTGCCAATGGAGCAGGAAATGCAGCGGCAAAACGATCAGCCTATCTTTTGTTTGCCACGGAAATTATGGAAGCGCAACTTCTCCAGTTGAAAAATGCCTGGGATCCTAGCGTCTCGAACGCCTATGTCACAAAATTCAAATCAGGCGCAAATTCTTTTGAAAATGTTCTACGAGGCATTGCAAAATTTGCTGGTGGAGAATGGGGTGGAGAAAGAATGACGGGTGTATTCGGCGGAGAGCAGGAAGAAGAACACTCATGTTTTTCAGACAATACAAAAGCCGACTTTTACTACGATGCGAAGGGTCTCGATAATCTTTTTAACGGAACCTATACTGGATCAAAGACCATCACAGGATATGGACTAAAAAATCTACTTGGAAAAGAAACAAGCTATATTAACGAACGAATTGGTACAGCTGAACTATTTTGTTTGAATGAATTCACTGAAGATGTTTCCCTTAACCAAGCTTGCAATAGTTCCATCATTTCCAGTCGTTTTGATCGTATGATTGCTACAGTCAATGTATCTGGTTCAGCAACTGAAAATGCAGACTACAACATCTTTCGCTATCAAATCCAACCAGCAGTCCAGGAAATTGCAAAAGCAATGCAAAGAGCAGCTGCAAGCTACGGAGTCTCCATTGGAGATGATGGATTAGTCCTCGAATAA